From the Desulfovibrio sp. genome, the window TTCGTAATAATTTTTACGGCTGGGCTGATGCGCGTAAAAAGAACCGGGCGTGGCGTGGTCGAGCGACACGGTGGACACGATGCCCACCTTCATGCCCTTATCGCGCGCCATTTCGGCAATGGAAACCACGGGTACGTTCTTGCCGTCCACGCCAAGGCCACGATTGGTGGTCTTGACGCCACAGGCCATGGCGGTTCCGGCAGCGGCGGAATCCGTAATGAGCGAATCAATGGAATATGTGGTGGTTGCGCCCTGCACGGGCAACTGGCTCATGTTGAGCTTGACGATGCCGGGGGTGGTGTCGCCCTTTTGCGCAGCCAGATACAGCTCCGCCGCGTTGCGTTGGGCCATGCCCATTCCATCGCCTATGAGCAGAATGACGTACTTGGCCTGCCCCGCATGGGCAACCCCCATAAAGCCGAACAGCATGACGCAAAGAACAAAAGCCGCCCGTGCGGCATTGTGCCAACGAAACTGGGCCATGACCCGAACCTCCTGCATAAAAGCAATGGTGGAAAGCCCCCGAAAATCGGCCAGCCTTCCCCAAAATCATACAAGGCTGCCTGCGGGCTCTACAATGGGCTAACGCTCGCCCATGCGGGTGACGCCCGCGTTACGGGCAACCGCATGTTGCGTGACAGGCGCGGTACAACCTGTTACCGCAGCTCTGACAAGCAAGACAACGCCAAAACGGCCTGCCCGCAGCAGCGGGCAGGCCGTTCACATAAGGTGTCATCAGCCCGTTAGTAGGGCAAGCCAAGGCCTGTAGCGGTGTGGATGGTATCCTTGAAAAAGACAATGCGGCTGAGCAGCACGGCGCAGAGCACCAGCAGGCCAAGCGCGCAGGCGCGTTGCCGCGCCGCGTAGGTCAGGCCAAAGGCCGCGCCCAGCAGCGCCAGCCCGCCCCAGAACAGGGGCGAAGCCAGCCATGCCTGGGCCGTGGCCTGCATGATCGCACCGCCGGAGGCCCACACGCAGGGCACAATCAGCAGCACCGCCATGAGCATGCCCAGAAACACCCGCAGCACCCCAACCCGGTTTTGCGCAAAGGCCGCGCCCAGCGAAAGGCTGGTAAGGGCGAAGAGCAGCATGGGCACGCCGTTGCTGATGGCAGGCATGGAAATGACGGCATAGGTCATACCCTGCATGATGATGCCCGCAAGCCCCGCCACGGCAGTGACTACACACAGCAGGCGCGAAGGTTTGAAGCAGCAAAGGCAGGCCAGCGCGGCGAACAGGCCGAATACCAGCCCTTCCCTGCTGAGCCAGGAGCCGCCCATGTTGGTGAGCGCCGTTGCGGCGCGCCAGGGCTGGGCCAGATGCAGCATGGAAGCCGCCAGCCCAAGCAGGGCGGCCCCGGCCACAACGTACCATTCCTTGCCGCCAAGGGGGCTAAGCCCTGCGGCCTGTCTAGGGGCCGAGGTTACGGCCCCGGCAGCCGGACGCAGCATTCCAAAAGCCGCAAATACGGCCATGCCCACGGCAAGCTGGGTAAGCACCGTAAAGAAGACAAGAGGGAATTCGTAATGCATGGTTTTACCCCCTGACCTGACGCGGCATCCTGGGCAGGATAAACCGGGTGGAAGGATTAAGGCGCGGCATGGCGGGATAGCCAGCCGGATTCTGCACGGCGTTGGTATCGTCAAACTGCTCCAGATCCACAAGCTCCAGCGCGCCAGTGGGGCAACCCTGCACGCAGGCGGGCAACAGTCCGGCATCGAGGCGCTCATGGCACATGCTGCATTTTTCCGCATGCTTTTCCGCCTTGTTGAAGCGCGGCGCGCCGTAAGGGCAGGAACGGATGCAGTTGGTGCAGCCGATGCAGGTTTCCTTGTGGTGCACGACCACGCCGTCAGGCCGCTTTTCGTACGAAGACGTCGGGCAGGCATCCATACAGGCGGGATGCTCGCAATGGTTGCACGCCAGCGAAAGAAAGGCCCTGTCGTGGTGCGGATAAATGGCCTCGTCCAGCGGATACACCTGCCGCCAGACCATGTCCGGCTCCAGCTGGTTGAAGTTTTTGCAGGCCATGGCGCAAGAGCGGCAGCCAATGCACTTATCCATATCCATCAAGAACGCGCGTCTTTTACTCATGCCAAGCCTCCGCTCACCGCAATCACGTCTGCAAACTGATCGTGAATTGCAAC encodes:
- a CDS encoding DmsC/YnfH family molybdoenzyme membrane anchor subunit — translated: MHYEFPLVFFTVLTQLAVGMAVFAAFGMLRPAAGAVTSAPRQAAGLSPLGGKEWYVVAGAALLGLAASMLHLAQPWRAATALTNMGGSWLSREGLVFGLFAALACLCCFKPSRLLCVVTAVAGLAGIIMQGMTYAVISMPAISNGVPMLLFALTSLSLGAAFAQNRVGVLRVFLGMLMAVLLIVPCVWASGGAIMQATAQAWLASPLFWGGLALLGAAFGLTYAARQRACALGLLVLCAVLLSRIVFFKDTIHTATGLGLPY
- a CDS encoding 4Fe-4S dicluster domain-containing protein, translated to MSKRRAFLMDMDKCIGCRSCAMACKNFNQLEPDMVWRQVYPLDEAIYPHHDRAFLSLACNHCEHPACMDACPTSSYEKRPDGVVVHHKETCIGCTNCIRSCPYGAPRFNKAEKHAEKCSMCHERLDAGLLPACVQGCPTGALELVDLEQFDDTNAVQNPAGYPAMPRLNPSTRFILPRMPRQVRG